A segment of the Chiloscyllium plagiosum isolate BGI_BamShark_2017 unplaced genomic scaffold, ASM401019v2 scaf_46077, whole genome shotgun sequence genome:
aaagaagaagacgaagacgaagaagaagacgaagatgAAGATGAAAAAGAAGAATAAGATGAAgtagaagacgaagaagaagaaggcgaagaagaagacgaagacgaagaagaagacgatgaggacgaagacgacgaagacgaagaagacaaAGAATACGACAAcgaagaagaacacaaagaagaagacgaagacgaagaagaagacgaagacgaagaagaaaaagaagaataaGATGAAGTAGAAGACAAAGAAGAAGAAggcgaagaagaagacgaagacgaagaagaagacgatgAGGACGAAGACGACGAGGACGAAGACGAAAACGACGAAGACAAAGAAGAAGACGAGACGAAGAAGAATTCGAAGACGAAGACgatgaagacgaagaagaagatgAAGACGAAGACAACGAAGACGATGAC
Coding sequences within it:
- the LOC122544857 gene encoding acidic leucine-rich nuclear phosphoprotein 32 family member B-like, coding for DKEEEGEEEDEDEEEDDEDEDDEDEDENDEDKEEDETKKNEEDEEEEHDEEEDEEEDEDEDEDEEEEEHE